AATGATATTGAACAAAAAGGTTATTTTGTATTTAACAATATTCCTGTCTCTGATGAGGGTCGTTCAGTTTTTGAACAACGCTTCCTCAATCGAACGAGAGATATTGAAAAAATGGACGGTTTTGTTGCATTTCGACTATTACGTCCGATTAAAGATGATACTTATATTGTGTTAACACAATGGGAAAATAAACAGGCTTTTGATGCATGGAAGCAATCAAAATCTTTTGCAAACGCTCATGCAAAACCCGCTTCTGCTCCTGGCGTAAAAAAACAAAACATTTTCAATGCAGCTAGTTATGTAACGACATTTTCCGGTAAACTTCCAGAAAAGAAATAAACAAGCGATAAAGCTCGCTTTCGTAAAACTG
Above is a genomic segment from Lysinibacillus sp. PLM2 containing:
- the hmoB gene encoding heme-degrading monooxygenase HmoB, with the protein product MYLYLTFGTPDYMEKIMKKYENEKMFILYGSEKTALLHETEGKTVFATPRKFEVIDSVNDIEQKGYFVFNNIPVSDEGRSVFEQRFLNRTRDIEKMDGFVAFRLLRPIKDDTYIVLTQWENKQAFDAWKQSKSFANAHAKPASAPGVKKQNIFNAASYVTTFSGKLPEKK